gatttggccttattctCTACAACCATCCGTTTTTTGAagccatggatggaatggttaCAATTGTCTAACAAAAGCATTTCTTTAAAATTGAGAGCAATCCATAATATGCCATAATAAACTGCTGGatcaaattgtttttttttttaaaaataatttattacaCAGGCACGcacacccctacacactcacaccgtagtggaatttcaccacctatgggtactcgtacccttgacccggtgttgaaactcgtgagagtctaccaccggagcaagattGAGGACCccggatcaaattgttgattggatctatttttgtgtaaatcttGCTCATCCTATTAAAGACCATTTATCGAATGGCTCATATTTCTCAAATGGGCATGATGTTTGCAAGATAACCAATGAAATCTGTGCCAAACTTAATGAACAGTTGAGATCAGTGGATTGGACTAAGTGTCCCAATACAATCAGGAGCCCTGGAGCATCTCTCCATATCCCCTATCCTATATCCCAAGTGATGCATGAGGTCGAGGTTAAGAGAGCAAATCCCCTGGCCCACAAGTTAAAGCTAATcaaatcattagatgggccacacatgagagTTGAATGTGAATTGTTAGAAATTTTATGTAGCttccatttttactattcatGCAGACTCCACTGATTGGAGCAACCTGATTTTCAACAACTGATATTCAAAAAAGCTTTGTGACTGAAGGTTCAACTTCTCTCCATATGAGCATATTAACATCAAGTCATAAGTTTTATACACGTAGGGACCATTCTTCAACGGTCAAGACCATTACCAGCGGACATGGGATGCCCCTGGAAGTCTTCAGAGCTTAGAACTCATTCATATTGCATTCAGATTTTTGGAACTACATTCATTTTTAGACCTTTCTGTGGCTGTAATTTTGTGCAATAGTAGAATAAGAGTAGTTtggacctgatggacggtttcaAATAGAAGATGTGAATGAAACTATTTGCACTACACTTAGAGCAGTAGAACATTTAGCACTAAACAGAGTACATAAGTacccatttaaaaaataattgttAATTATGTTTTACGCTTAAAGAGACTGGGAATACCTAAGAAAATTCAAACCTCTCatcatttgtggcccattgggtTAATTATCTTGCCCAAAAATACGGTTGATCTGTTCATTCATGCATCTAGAAATGAAATGAAAggctaaaagaaaattaaaaccaTCACATTCAACAAACACATGTAGAGTGCATGATGTGGATGGTGCACCATCATTTTCCTCCAGTCCAGGATATTTTCATTGTAAGATCCTCTTGATGAATATGCCTGATTTCCATCTTCACGgtggagatttatttatttatttatttattttaattatacacCATCCAATAACTCAGAAAGACATTTTCATCATTGATTAAAAACAATTAAATAATTACTCTAAAGTCTGTCAACCAACTCTAACAAAAGGTACCGGAAAGATAAGTAATtaaattaatgaggtagctttatGAAAAGTAATTTAGAAAAGGTATCAGAAAGAAAATTATGAAATAATTAGgtattattttataaatattcCTTATAAAATAATAGCTTTTGTTTGAAATTCTAAATTCTAATCCAatgcaaaattaaattaatttctaaTACCAGAGAGATGCTCCAgtgttatagtgctcctagttgcattgggacatttAGACAGTCGAATGAGTAAATCAATCAATACTTTTCATTGGTTCGGCGCACATATCATGGGCTACTGTGCAACCATCATGACTGATCTAATAAATATGAACCGcttgatcaatggtctttaattGGACAATCAATTTATTGGTTTTTTTTACACAAAAGTAGGTCCAATCaataatctgatccatccatttgttagtGCCTATCATAGATTGCTTACAATTCTAAGAAAAGCTTCtgttaggcaattgtaaccatccctTCCGTGGCTTTAAAAATGGGTGGCTGTAGTAGATAAGGTCAAATCAAAGATAgtttggatcatctaatcagtatgattttttacaatagcccatgaaatgtgttcttgAGTTAATGGGCAGTTCTGATGGATTGAACAGACTGTCCAGGTTGACCGATTtagctaggagcactataacttacggTGCTCTGAGAGTGCTGGAGCATTTCTCCTGATACTGATCTTCATCTTATCACGGAGCTAGATATTTATTTAACAAGTGAGACGTAATAAAGTAGAAGACTAAGTCTTGTCTGGTTTCCTGTATTTACTTGAAATTAGACAGAATCTAGCATCTATTACTTGCAATGGTAAATTTTAAGAGCTATCGAATGTAAGATGTTGACatctaggacgcggattgcgtactacccccgcccgtccctagctccgaacgcccagttctgtgggcaggcccaccgtgatgtatctgtaaatccaaaccgtctatccatttttctcagattattttaaggcctgaacacaaaaatgagggatatacaacgctcaagtggaccacaccaaataataagcttggttgcattaaaatgcacaaagcattacaTGCAAGaatcatctatggtgtggtccagttgatcgttagatctggttcatttttgtgttcatgccttaaaataatctgagaaaagggttagacggtttggatgtacagatacatcacggtgggcctgcccacagaactgcccgttgggaggtagggacgggcgggggtagtacgcaatccgcgtcctgacATCTATGCCTATTTGCTAAGTCCTGAACCTCACCACCATGAAAGTGCGCACGTGGGACCTGTTAGAGCGTAGGATATCCCAGGTGATCAAAAGCTATGTAGGGCCGTAGATATtttcatgtgaaatccactcgatccatctgttTCTCGAGCTCACAATAGGACAGAAGTCCAAAAATCAAGTTCACTGCACGACATAAAACAGTAAGAATGGAATTGTCAGCTGTTGCAACCTTCCTAGAGCAAACCATCCAAATGGTCCTTGGCCAAGTTGAGACTCAGGTTGAATCGAGCTGACTCGCCCAAGTCAGGGACGAATCGGATCATGTGCTATTGAGTCCGATTCAAAAACCATGCCTTTGCCACTATTTATAGGATTTAACAGTGCTGGAAATTTATTCCTCTCAATCTGATTACCCGACGCATCCAATCTAAGAAAATTGAATATGAATGTGAAATTTTGATATGATTCAACAAATCTTgcaccctttttcttttcttttcttttcttttatttatttatttaattttatttttacaatctTCCGATTACCCACCTGCCTTCTAAATGGTTCAGGTACGGATATTATCATATTCTTATCCATTTACCTGATTATTGGATGGCATTTTTATAATTTACCTAACTAATAATAATTATAACTAAAAcattaaataataatatataattgtTGAGTGATTACATAGATGATGAGGTTTATATGATGACCATTTATGTTAATTGATTTAATCTTTTGCTACAGTAAGTTCTTGTTTAAATGCTTTAATTATTTTAACTAATTTAGTAGGTATTTATcaattattaaattattattttttagatatTATTGTTAATTTTAATAAGTATTtaacttctttttattttttaaatttttttagtagTGATATTTGATTACCTAACTAATCAACTTAAATCTAACTTCTTTGGATAATATCTGAATCAGTATATAATATCTAAGTAGGATATTAGATAGGGATGTGGCAATATCCAACTTAGGTTTTAACCCATTTACAGCCTTACAAAGTTAAGGGAGAAAAGTCCATTTTTTATAAGCTTACCACAAACAGGATGGGATTGGCTGGTATGATTGGAGTTATCTTGAGCCTTAAGGGTGTTGGCAGGTCAGGCCAGCATGTATGATAAGTAGATCAACTAGGAAATCGGATTGactactgagttacttagtacactTCTAATTGTATTGAGTAAAgtttgttaggcccaccgtgtgaatgtatgtggtttattcatgctgtctatctttttttatagcttattttaaaaattgaagcatatccataagTCAAATGTACTGCAcgatgggaaacagtgggaataatgatttcgacagttgaaaccttgcttggccaaagtgatgtttatttgtcatcaaacctgttcataacatcacacagatagatgaagggaaaacataaatattagcttgatccaaaacttatgtaacccccaagattttttcaacagtggacattcaattcacactacttcctgtggtgtggtccacttgagctctggatatgcttcatttttggattcaagcCATAAAATCATCCAGTAGAATTAgcgaacagagtggataaaatacataaatcacggtgagctctgcaaagtttactcagtacacaatcggCTTGGTCAACCTGGCCTAAGTATGTCAGCAAGTCAGGCCAGCCTGTGGGATCTGTAGGGTGAGCCGTTCAGTGCTCAGGTATGGCCAGGGTTTTAAGACTCAGTAACTGACTCGTCTGGTCCTCATACTCAGACTGAGTTGCTCGGTCTCAAGTCAAGTCGTGACTCGCCTGAGTCGGGGCCTCGGGGGTGACTTTTGGCTATGAGGGGCTGAGTCACCCCATAATTTTCATCGCAGCTCAAGATGAGTCGTGAATTCCTGGGCTTGGCCCTCGTCGGATGAAATACCAATTTCATTtgtcctttatatatatatacacaacacacacacacacacaccactctCACGTGTGCAAGGACGCACGAGCATACCTACAACACACGCGTACAACATGCACCCGTACGCATAGATATGCGTACGGGTACATGTATAAGAAAGGTGTGTGCCTGAGCGGGTACACGCGTACAACATAGACCCAATTGGTACATAAAATAGACTGGATGCACGCTCGGTCGGAGTTTGTTTTGCATGAATCTGGATTGAGGCACACCCACCTAGTAACACGgtgggatgatcctaaccatccatctcttCAAACAACCATTGATGGGCGTGAAACATCCAACCACAACTGCATGCGAGCCCAATCAAGGCAATCACTCATGCAAAACGAGCTCTTAAAGTGCAGGACAAGTAACCTGGAAAATCACCAAATTGCCCTCTTAACCACGGAAGATGTATGTATTCAAGTAAATCATTTCATTACGTAATTTGGCCATTTAACTCTACCATAAtattgtcatttaaaaaaaaaaaataaaaaaaaatcaatgtctTTCATCCTATTTCATGTATCATTCCACATtgtataaacaccatggtggggcccacgaatcgaATCTGCAGACCAATCGCCGAATCCTCCCCCTTCGTTCATCTCGTAATCGACCTTAACGATCCCAAGATCAGTCGCTCCACAATCAGGTCCCACTTGATGGATCTTCGATCCAATGGTGCCAGCGTTCGGCATCAGTAGATTCGACGGCCCCAATGAAAAGTCATTCCCATGGAACACTCCGTTGTAGCCACTACTAGAGCTAGCAGCACTGTGGTCCACTGTAGATGATGGGCCTACATTCAAATTGTGAAGAAAAGCAGGATGTTGGTTGAAAGCATAATTTGGTTGAAGTTGAGGGTCATTACTGGAATGAAGTAATGTGGGATGATGGTTTTGATGGTAGTTGTGAAGGTAGTTTTGATGGAAATCCATCTGAGGCTGTTGCTCCAATGGCATGAAAGGGTAGCCATGAAACTGAAAGGGCTCCAAGAAGCTGGAATTTACGGATTtcatctcttctcttctccttgatTCCATGGCCTCTGATTCCTTCAAACGCTTGGCGACCCCTCCACCGATTGGCAATGTGTTGCTTTCCATGATGCTATTGACGTCGTAGCGGTTCATGTCGAAGTTGGTTACAGCATTCAAGCCTCTGAACTTGATCGCTGCAATGTCGTAGGCTTCCGCCGCTTCCTCTTCAGTTGCTGGAAGAAATTCGAAACCGAATGGGTGGGTAAAACGGCAGCGATGCGACACCCATAGCGAACATTCGCTATGGTTGAATATAACCATTGTTTCCAAGACTCAACATTTGATGAGAAATATTGCTGCAGTGCTCTCAGAGTACTTAAGTTGCATTGGCTACttagacaatccaatccattgatccaaaccgttcgttaGGTTTAAGGCAGATTTCCTTGGTCACCATGAAAAGATCATACTAATCCCACAAATATAACCATTTGATGAGTAGTTTTAAATTGAAGCCAtctcatccatggcttggaaaatagATGGGCATAAAAATAAAGACCAATCAAGTATAGATTGGATCATCTGAACGGTGAGATCTTTGTATCATCACTTATGGAATGTGTTCCAGACtacatgaacagttcagattgttGATTCAACTGTTCAAGTGAAGCAATGAAACTAGGAGTACTATAAAACTTAGTAGGCTTTGAGCGCGCTGGAGTATTTATCCCATTTGCTCCGGAATTTGTTTAAGGGGCCGTTTGAATTGGTGGAAAATATGGTTCAACTAAGGAAAAGGCAAAAGTAGCcttgaaaatccatttttcatgaaaataaataaattattattttattttatttttaaaggccATTTTCAGTTCTAGAAAAAACCTGAGACACAAGGATTTTCATGTCCTATGAGATacagtttccactttcttttaagaaaagTTTAGAAAAATCTATCTACTTAATGTAGAATTTACATTCCCAtgtcttttttcaaaattattcatTAATTTAACTAATTATCATTGTGAGCCGTAGGCTAAAAAatcagcccatcatgatgtttgtgtgaaactCATTCCAAACACCAGGTGAGTCATCTTATGTTTGCCCCGGGCCCAAAAGTCAGGCCCATCAAtcattcaggtggaccacgtgaTTGAAAATAGTATACAAGACAACGCTCACCTTCCAAATTGTTTCTCCTGTTGTGGCCCACTGAATCACATATTAACCTGAATTTTAGGACTCAGGCCCAGAGCTTAGTTAGACATTTATTCGTtgtagtggatttcatataattatcacagCATGCTTTATAAAAATCAAAGAGacgtctctcccaactgtttcctttgttTTGGCCACCTAGTTGAGAGGTCAGCTTGATTTTATGGTCATGGGCCTAAGGGGAATTACTGATCTAATGGCCATAGGGAATCTCACattcacatcaccatgggcctgaTGAAATTTATGAGCCTgtatcctataaaattttccttttagaAAAGAATTCAACCCGGCCGGTCCTTGATCTTTTACAAGGCCCTTCATGATGTGCATGTGCAAGCCACTATGACCGTTAAATGTATAATCCCATTTTAGGTTTACTTTCAAAAAAATATGGtgtatgattcaagtgggccacaccaaagtaaatGGTTGAGAAAGATCTTTACCTTtcatttttacagggcccaccatgatgattatgtgaagTCCACTCAAACCATTAAGTGCCCCACAAAATTTAGGCCCAGCGCCCAAATATCAGGCCCATTCATAATTCAAGTTAGCCATAGCAatggaaataatttggagggtgagtATTGCATGTATAttatttccaattgtgtggtccacctgaatcaggATGGTATTGACTTTTGGGCGCTGTGTCTAAAAGAGGATGACGCAACTAGtggttgaggtggatttcacacaaatatcagaatgggaccaaaaaaaaaaaaaaaaccaagccaACCACCCTTTTGCTGGCACACCTGACCCACCGGACGTTAAAAAAATGTACTCACAAGGTATTCTAATCATAATTACTTAGATTAATTATTATATAGCTAATTGAAGTAAACCTTGGATATGGGAGTTTAAGTAGATCTTGGCTAGTGATCTGATGCTACCACTTATATCTAAGTTACAAGTCACTCTGGAGATGGGACGCATGTATGAGATCTGGACTATGCGTCTGCTTGGCTCAGTGTGGACTGGTTGCACACCAAGAACTATCGTCCCTGAGTAATCATGGCCATGAATTGGATGAGTCTCGATGGTTGAGATCGGATTGTTGGAAAACGTCATTCATACGGTTGTTGGGATCACTCCATGGTTTGACGTTTTTTCGGGTGTGGCCCGTCCACGGCAATCCCCAACAAATGAATAACTTAGATATAAGCCTTTTAGCAATTGATCCTGACCCTTGATTTGGTGTGAACTTACTGAAAGTGCCCAGGTAGAGATCTTTGTTCCCAGCCACTCTACCAATCCTCGCTTGCCACCGTCCATGCTGATGATGCCTGTCAAAGAGCTTGTGTAAAtcctctcatttttcttcttacaAAACCGGAAACCCCATTTAACATTATATTAGCCGCTGATGCATGGCCCTCTATCACAGCTACCATGTGGGGTCTCGTTCCCACTTTCAGATGGCAAGTGTGGtcgatctgggccattcattagatAATAAACACTGTGAACATGCCACATATATACCAAAAGTCAAGGCATCACATTTATCTTCTGTACCACAGATGAACattgatttggaccattggaCTTTTTTCTAACTCATTATTCTCGTACAAGTGTGATCTGCCTCATTGGCGGACCCATCATGGTTTTGATCAGTGTACAttacttgatgaatggtccagatctctgaTATGCATGGCGACAAATGGTGGAAATTACTAGCCCTGCGTGGTAGCTGTGATGCATGGCTCTGCATTCAATCAAAACCCTTGATGTATGATAAGATGGATAGATTAATAGATACCTCGTAACCCCACGATACATGGATGCACCTCTTGAAAATCCACTGCTTTTCCTGAGCAAACAACACCACCATTAGATCGATACAAAATGGTAGCAAACTCGCAAAACCATGAGTGGAATTGTAAGATTATTGTATGATTTCTGTATACGTATGCGTACACTCGCGTATGGTAACTCATGTAAAaattccacgccgtccatctggtggTCACCCTATTATTGTATATGAACCTAGCTTATTTTAATAAAAGCAACTTCAACGCATGAAaattttggatggttaagataatcTGGCCAAAGGTCCATATTcaacgtggggtccacttgtATTGAAAGTCATAAATGTAATTGTAGCTTCCTAGTATCATGAGGAGAAATGATCTAGCGGGCTAAGTAATATGGAATCCTTTTCATGCACTTAGTTGAATTTGGACTTGTTGCAAATCCATGTTAtttatccgaaccgtccattaagtccagTCCGCTCGTCTTCTGCTGCTTGCGAAAATCATGATGAGCAgataatccaaactgtccatttagTGGCATGGGGAAATGGACAGACAAGATCGGTCATGGAAGATAGAGTGGACTGGATCTCGTGGACGGCCCATATAGATGATGTAGATTCCTACAAGTCCAAATTCAACTAGGTGCATGGGACTGCGAGTGTCAGTATACATGAACTATAGAAATGATCCAGTGGTCTCACTTATAGTGTCCCTAGTTTCCTTGGAATACCAGGACAGTCTAATCaatcgatctggaccgttcattaggtccagaTACTTCTCATGGGCTCCTACACAAAAAATCACACCAGTTgaatgatccgatccatccagaATTTGGCCTTATATTTATAATCGTCCATTTTCCAAGAAACGGATATGATGGTTTGGATTGCCTGACaaaaagtgattctttataaCAATCTATCACTGGATGGATAAATGGATGGCTTAAATCATTTATTGGACATATTTTCAGATAACAATCTTGACCATCGATATACGCCATTTATAGGATGGTTAGAAATGCTTAAAGGAATGATAGTAACATGGTATTTTTGTGTAAATACCTACGGAGTGATGCCACAAATTCTTGCCTAGTCATATGCTTCATCTGTTCCATTTCTCTCTCATAATTGCTTATCTGCACCACACAAACATGGTTTAGACGCCTATAATAGCTACAGCTACAACAACAATGAAAAAAAGCAGCAGCAATCATGACATGACATAGGCCCATGAAATAGTAGAGCTATCATGTATCATTCAGGGCCGATCATCTACTGGGCCCAATCTTGAATGACCCATAAATCAAAGGTTGTGCCTGTGATATAATCCTAGACATCACCTTTGTGCACTGGCCCACACCGAATGTGGACCCTTAAACATTCCGTTCTTAACATCAATTTGAAGACCACCAATCAGATGGTAGGATCATGATCCATGATGGCCTATCAGTGTCAGTTCATATGATGATATGATCTGACAAATCAGAGTGGGTCCACAAGTTAATTAATTATGGCCTACCAGGTAGGCCCCATTTTGAGGGTCATATACAACATTTCACACTAATAGTCTAAGGAGTGATCTCACACGTTGGAATAATTACCATATTACAAGCTATGTGAGGCCCCACCAAAAATGTGAATGCGGTCCAACCGTCCATTATTTGTGACACCCATTTTAGGCCTTGACACCAAAATATAGACTCATCTATAACTGAGGCTAACtacgccataggaaacaatggtggacATGGGAAGGTGACGCCCACAACTGTAGAAACGTCCAAAtggaatgtgggtcccaccgtgttgTGTATCTGTTATCAGGTGCTCCCCATCAGAATGTCAGGACACAAAAAATCGGGATATacattctaaaactcaggtgggccacaacacatgaatACACAGCTTTCAGGCATCTCTGTACTTGTTCCCTGCGTTGTCTCCAAACCGAGTTTTGGGTCAAGACGATTATTAAGATTTACGGTGAAAATGAGAAGATTcatcagatgcacggtttggattacaCGTGTACATCATGGATGCGGGCTAGCATAGAACGAACGCATGTGATCAATCCCAATAGAGTAAAACGCACCGGAAAGTTTGTAGTGGTAGAGGCGCCCCAGTACTTGAGAGCAGCAAGATCGTAAGCTCGGGCAGCCTTCTCTTCCTTGTCATATCCACCTGCTCACCACATTAATATAGAAGAGAACAATGCATGTTGATATACTTCATTTAAGAAGCTCTTTTGagaatttttttacaaaaatAGAATAAAAATCGATTTTAAATGCTTGGAATTCATGGATTTTCACTCACCCAAGTAGACTGAAAGATGCAAGTTTCCAACCATCACAGCAACAAGACAAAACCGTTAGTAACTCAGTCAAAATGGTTTTTAATGAAGAAAGAGACTGGTCAAATGATTtttcaatggagagagagagagagagagagagagagagagagagctcccacaGAATACCTTGGCGACCTTTCCTTGATTGCCCTTCCCTCCTACAGCTATTATCCCATAGATGTGCCTCATATCTTCCAGTCCATCTATGCCTGTATTTTCATAGCAAGAAACCCATTActcttttctgttttctttcatGACTAGGAGGGTATGGCATGCGCAACTCACGTGGAGATAGcacaagagaaggaaaaaaaaaaagaaaaaaaggagagagacgGAGGGAACTGGAGTGGATACGCACAGGTGCATGCTATatgttgagagagaaagagagaagggtcCGGAAAGGTGGTTTTAAAGGTGGGTAATCCATCCCACTTTTTTCTGGCTCTTATGTCCCACTCGAGTTTTAAATGTATCTTATTTTGAGCTGATGTCTACACGCAAAGAGGAGGAAAATGAGAGCCAGCTACTCAGTATAAAAGGATTGAAATTACAAAAGATACCGTCGTTTCATGGGACAAACACATCTTTAAAAGTATCGGAGATAATTAGATGACTGCACCAAGAACAGAGACTTTTCTTTTATCTGTCTTTTGATTTTTCCCTTTTATTCTTTTATGGGTGTCTAATATTTCTCAAGAACATGAAATCAAATGCATTGCAGCAGCAAGATTCATCCATCTTTGCATAATGTAATTAGTAAAAATCAGCTGAAGAAATCACCTAGTTACACCTCTGTATATTGAAGTTCGCTGTCCGAAAGTATCGACAGACCTTCTCGGCGCCACTTCGATTGCACTAGCACTACCAGCCTCACCACTCAAGCCTTTATCACCACCCACAGAGAGTGTCAATGACTGTATATTAGTTACATTTCCGTGGCAGCTGTAATCTTCAGTAGTGGCAGCCGTGGAGTTCCCCGTTGATGACTGGAGAGTGCAACTAGAGAGAAGGTAGTCGGCTTGGCTCGCGTCGAATGCTGGAAATTCTGGTGTGTTCTCAGGTTTTCCAACACCGAGGAAATCAGCCACCTTCGGAACTTCGTTTCCGCCGTGAGAGTCAATCAAATTCCATTCTATGAAATTCCAATGTGGATCATGATAATATAACAAcattaaagaaaaaagaaggggAAGATAGAGGAGAGAGAGTATAATACCTTGGATTTGGAAGGGATGATGGGTGTTATCATTCACCAAGTCTAGAGAAGAATGGTGGGGTTGAGATGGATGGAGATGAGTTTGGAAGGGAGAATGGGTAGGAGAAGGAGGGGAAGAGAGCCAGGTATTCATGTCCATGGTTGGATACTTAGATGAAAGGCTTTAGAGACAATGACTGGCTAAAGAATATTGGATTTTTATTACATGGGTGTGTGGATGAAAAGAGAAAGGTGAAAGAAAACGAGAGAAGAAGGGATGAGAGGTTGAATTGTGTaaaatagaagagagagagagagagagagagagagagagagagaggaggttttGTGTCAGGAAGCCTGGAATCTCTCTTCCCTTGCATTTAGTACTATTAGTGTTAAGTTGGTGAAAAGATATTTAATGATCTAGTGGGCTAAGTGCATGGAAACCTTCCCATGCACACAGCTGTATTTAGACCTGTTGGCATTCACATATCACATTTATGAACCGTTCATGAGGTACATCCCCCTATTCTTCACACTTCCACTCTTGCCAAGGACATTAGGTTGATAAGAGTAAGCAAGATAAATTGCCAATTTACTGGAACAAAATAATTCCATTTTGAAGTCAATGGCAGAAATTTCTTTTATTGATCCCAAATGCTACAGGCAAAACCTTCCCTGCAAATGTTTGGAAAGAGAGAAACCAAAGGTCCCACTCGGATGCAAGCGAAGTTCTGTTATGCTCGCACGCTCATGCTGTCTTGAATAAGCCATTCAACTCATGCTATTCAGGACCTGTTGTACTTATTCTCTTTTATTAATCAACAACAATAAAGAGCGGTGGAAGATTCAGTGAGTGTAAGTAGCACATTTGAGTGGTTGAACATGTACAATTGCACGTGTGGAAAATTAGGCATTTGTGGCACATGCGGCTGTTTGAACATGAACGAAAATATAAATGATCTGCGTGCGCCAAATGCTATGTTCTTACATGTACCTTGGTAAGGATAAGCTTTCCTCACCCTTATCCAACATTTTAAACACATACCTAATATCCTTGCTAAGGTCAACTATTTAATGCATGTGCTTAGTTTCCTTAGTTTATAtgcaaaaatgagagaaaagcaTGTACAAATTATCTACCTAGAACTGCTTGTGTGGAATATAATTTTTGATCATCCAAATGGCCCCAAATTAAACATGGACATGGAAAACATATAGATTTCCCATAGTAATTTTATCTTTTGGTTTGTTGCACACTTTTTAATAAAACTGTTAAAATGTTAGTGGTCAAACGGCCAAAGTTGTCAGATGTAACCTTGGAAACCTAAATTTCGTAGGTTTTTAGAAAGATGTCAATCTCTACCTTTTCTGCCTAACATCTTATATGAAACGAAGAGTACTTCCGTAGGTTTTTAGAAAGATGTCAATCTCTACCCATGGAAAAAATAAGTACCCATGAAAAATGTTTTCATCTTCAAAATATAA
This region of Magnolia sinica isolate HGM2019 chromosome 1, MsV1, whole genome shotgun sequence genomic DNA includes:
- the LOC131220922 gene encoding AP2-like ethylene-responsive transcription factor PLT2: MDMNTWLSSPPSPTHSPFQTHLHPSQPHHSSLDLVNDNTHHPFQIQEWNLIDSHGGNEVPKVADFLGVGKPENTPEFPAFDASQADYLLSSCTLQSSTGNSTAATTEDYSCHGNVTNIQSLTLSVGGDKGLSGEAGSASAIEVAPRRSVDTFGQRTSIYRGVTRHRWTGRYEAHLWDNSCRREGQSRKGRQVYLGGYDKEEKAARAYDLAALKYWGASTTTNFPISNYEREMEQMKHMTRQEFVASLRRKSSGFSRGASMYRGVTRHHQHGRWQARIGRVAGNKDLYLGTFTTEEEAAEAYDIAAIKFRGLNAVTNFDMNRYDVNSIMESNTLPIGGGVAKRLKESEAMESRRREEMKSVNSSFLEPFQFHGYPFMPLEQQPQMDFHQNYLHNYHQNHHPTLLHSSNDPQLQPNYAFNQHPAFLHNLNVGPSSTVDHSAASSSSGYNGVFHGNDFSLGPSNLLMPNAGTIGSKIHQVGPDCGATDLGIVKVDYEMNEGGGFGDWSADSIRGPHHGVYTMWNDT